A genomic segment from Peribacillus sp. ACCC06369 encodes:
- a CDS encoding long-chain fatty acid--CoA ligase, translated as MTRTWHGFYPIETPAEIDIPLMSLYGLLERSARHYPTCKAVIDGEREMTYMELKDASDRFAVKLYNRGFQMNDRIAIMLPNCLEYIIAYYAIHRLGGVVVQVNPLYQSSELDYILRDSEADWFIGREEQQEKLVLTGFSDGLTFISAEKLIETGTGLSRVDMALPALTIDPKEALAVLQYTGGTTGKSKGVMLTHFNLVSNVFQDFAFTADALQLQRPGERMLGLTPLFHVFGNGRLNSAIYAGSTYITLEKFEINKVVDLIRTHRPTIFPGVPTMYIALLNHPDLTAEDLSCFKYCSCGSAPLPMEIIHQFETKLGVSISEGFGMSETSPTSHRNPVTGQKKPGSIGVPYPNTDAKIVDLKTGIDELPTGEIGELLIKGPQVMKGYWKNSEETATALRDGWLYTGDIAKMDEDGYFYIVGRKKDMIIASGYNVYPNEVEDIIYEHPAVKETCVYGVPDTYRGEMVKAAIVLKKGKSVSEKEISEFCLQRLARFKVPRRFEFREQLPKSAVGKVLRRLLFEEETRSPTVGER; from the coding sequence TTGACTAGAACTTGGCATGGATTTTATCCGATAGAAACTCCTGCTGAAATTGACATTCCATTGATGTCATTATACGGACTTTTAGAACGTTCGGCCCGACATTACCCAACCTGCAAAGCGGTCATAGATGGAGAACGGGAAATGACATATATGGAATTGAAGGATGCCTCAGATCGTTTTGCCGTGAAATTATACAACCGTGGATTTCAAATGAACGATCGTATAGCGATCATGCTGCCAAATTGTCTAGAATATATCATTGCCTATTATGCCATTCATCGTTTGGGTGGTGTGGTCGTTCAAGTAAACCCCCTCTATCAGTCAAGTGAATTGGATTATATATTACGGGATTCGGAAGCCGATTGGTTCATTGGGCGTGAGGAACAACAGGAAAAATTAGTGCTAACGGGTTTTTCTGACGGGTTAACGTTCATTTCTGCCGAAAAATTAATCGAAACCGGAACGGGTTTATCAAGGGTAGATATGGCACTTCCTGCTTTGACCATCGACCCAAAGGAAGCTCTGGCCGTACTTCAATATACAGGAGGGACTACAGGGAAATCGAAAGGGGTCATGCTTACGCATTTTAATTTGGTCTCCAATGTCTTCCAAGACTTTGCCTTTACGGCAGATGCCCTTCAACTCCAAAGGCCTGGCGAACGGATGCTTGGATTGACCCCATTATTCCATGTGTTTGGAAATGGGAGATTGAATAGTGCCATTTATGCCGGATCGACTTATATCACATTAGAAAAATTTGAAATAAACAAAGTGGTCGATTTGATTCGCACACATAGGCCAACCATTTTTCCTGGTGTCCCGACCATGTATATTGCTTTACTGAATCATCCGGATTTAACGGCGGAAGATTTAAGTTGCTTTAAATACTGCAGCTGTGGTTCAGCCCCGCTCCCTATGGAGATCATTCATCAGTTCGAAACAAAATTAGGCGTTTCGATATCGGAAGGATTCGGAATGTCGGAAACTTCACCTACAAGCCACCGCAATCCAGTTACAGGACAAAAAAAGCCAGGAAGTATCGGAGTTCCATACCCTAATACCGATGCCAAAATCGTTGATCTGAAAACAGGCATTGATGAATTGCCAACCGGCGAAATAGGCGAACTGCTCATTAAAGGCCCGCAAGTAATGAAGGGATATTGGAAAAATTCAGAGGAAACGGCAACGGCATTGCGGGACGGATGGCTATACACCGGGGATATCGCGAAGATGGATGAGGATGGATATTTTTATATAGTGGGCAGGAAGAAAGATATGATCATTGCAAGCGGCTATAATGTCTATCCAAACGAAGTCGAAGATATTATTTATGAGCATCCAGCCGTGAAAGAGACATGTGTATATGGTGTGCCGGATACATACCGTGGGGAAATGGTAAAAGCGGCCATAGTCTTAAAGAAAGGAAAGTCTGTCTCAGAGAAGGAAATCAGTGAGTTTTGCCTGCAGCGATTGGCCAGATTTAAAGTGCCGCGAAGATTTGAGTTCAGGGAACAGCTGCCGAAATCAGCTGTAGGGAAAGTTTTACGGCGATTATTATTTGAAGAAGAAACTCGGAGCCCCACTGTCGGGGAGAGATAA